The following coding sequences lie in one Haematobia irritans isolate KBUSLIRL chromosome 3, ASM5000362v1, whole genome shotgun sequence genomic window:
- the SamDC gene encoding S-adenosylmethionine decarboxylase, which yields MEANGEHYFEGVEKLVEVWFVDPPGDQDNVDLRIIEKDVWVELLKAVKCEIISFTKNEEVDAYVLSESSMFVSKRRWILKTCGTTTPLNCLKAVMKLAAEMGFNEISDFFYSRKNFSRPDLQHLPHRLFCEEVKFLDTIFEGGQTYCLGQINKDCWYLYTLSHPERGRDDRHIIEIPKVETKGLFEPDQTIEIIMENLDPEIMNIFTKSRCNDGKEATATSKINEILPDMVIDDFLFEPCGYSMNGINSRGEYMTIHITPEKEFSYVSFESNVSRNNYTDLIMRVIHTFLPSKFIITIFANKSSEAYATIRELEYNNYAQWQRSEMQCCNFPSYNLLFATYTSCRKENSC from the coding sequence ATGGAAGCGAATGGTGAACATTATTTTGAAGGCGTAGAAAAACTGGTAGAAGTTTGGTTTGTTGACCCCCCGGGAGATCAAGACAATGTCGATCTAAGGATTATTGAAAAAGATGTCTGGGTTGAACTTTTGAAGGCTGTCAAATGCGAGATAAtcagtttcacaaaaaatgaGGAAGTTGATGCCTACGTCCTTAGTGAATCCAGCATGTTCGTATCAAAGCGAAGATGGATTTTGAAGACTTGCGGCACCACGACTCCACTCAATTGTCTGAAGGCTGTTATGAAACTGGCTGCTGAAATGGGATTCAACGAAATATCTGATTTCTTTTACTCCCGGAAAAACTTTTCCCGACCTGACTTACAGCATTTGCCACATCGCTTGTTCTGTGAAGAAGTGAAATTCTTAGACACCATATTTGAAGGAGGACAGACATATTGTCTGGGACAAATCAACAAAGATTGTTGGTATTTGTATACACTTAGTCATCCCGAAAGAGGAAGAGATGACAGGCATATTATAGAAATACCCAAAGTTGAGACTAAAGGATTATTTGAACCCgatcaaacaattgaaattatAATGGAAAATCTTGATCCAGAGATTatgaatattttcacaaaatctcgcTGTAATGATGGCAAGGAGGCCACAGCAACAAGTAAAATCAATGAAATTCTTCCCGACATGGTTATTGATGATTTTCTTTTTGAACCATGTGGCTATTCAATGAATGGAATAAATAGCCGTGGGGAATATATGACAATTCACATCACGCCTGAGAAGGAGTTTTCCTACGTGAGCTTCGAGAGCAATGTGTCTCGAAACAACTATACGGATTTAATCATGCGAGTCATACATACATTTTTACCTTCTAAATTTATAATAACCATATTTGCAAATAAATCTTCGGAAGCTTATGCAACTATACGGGAATTAGAGTATAACAACTATGCTCAATGGCAGAGATCTGAGATGCAATGCTGCAATTTTCCATCCTATAATCTTCTGTTTGCAACCTATACTTCATGTCGAAAGGAAAACAGTTGTTGA